The genome window TGTTCAAGACATTTTTTTCAATCGCGTTGGTCAGATTATGTACTTCCAGATCATGATGAGAGATAAAATCATTTTCCTTCTGTAGTACATTAATTTGGGCCGTAAGCACTAGCAGAACAGCTCCAAACAAAAGCACAACCACAAGATAGCCCAATAAAATTTTGGAGCGTATCGTAAATCTTCTCGTTTTTGACAACGCGGAAACCTCCAAATATATACGAATCCCATTCTATTAAATGAAAACCAGTGCATATGTAGTTTATATGGATACGTATAGTCTGACAAGCTTTAAGTTCATCGGTAAGCATAAGAAAAACGACCTGCTTGTGCAGGTCGCCCTCTTCATTGATCTATATTGTTCATTTGGTCTGATTTTAGGCCTTTGGAGCGATCATTTTGGCTGGATCGACATATTGATCAAATTGCTCTTCGGTAAGCAGGCCTGTTTGTAACGTCGCCTGTTTCAAAGACAAGCCTTCTTTATGCGCAAGCTTCGCAATTTTGGCTGCATTCTCATATCCAATATGCGGGTTGAGGGCTGTAACCAGCATGAGCGAATTGTTCAGATTATGTTCAATCTGATCCAGGTTAGGCTCAATGCCTACGGCACACTTGTCATTAAACGCAATAATGGAGTCCGCCAGCAGTTGCACGGATTGCAAGAAGTTATAGATGATAACCGGTTTGAATACATTCAGTTCAAAATTACCCTGACTTGCCGCGAAACCAATCGCTGCATCATTACCCATGACCTGCGTAACCACCATAGTGATGGCCTCGCTTTGAGTTGGGTTGACTTTACCCGGCATAATGGAACTGCCTGGCTCATTCTCAGGAATACGGATCTCGCCCAATCCACTGCGGGGGCCACTGGCCAACCAGCGAACATCATTGGCAATTTTCATCAAATCAGCTGCAAGCGCTTTAACGGCACCGTGCGCATATACAACTTCATCATGACTTGTAAGGGCGTGGAATTTGTTTGGTGCAGATACAAAATCTTTCCCCGTATGTTTACCAATCTCCTTGGCAGTGAAGTCCCCAAAGTCCGGATGAGCATTGATGCCCGTTCCGACAGCTGTACCACCGATCGCAAGCTCCTTCAGGTACTGTACACTTTCACGGATCATACGCTCACTCTTGCCCAGCATGGCTTCCCAACCACTGATCTCCTGGCCAAGCGTAATTGGTGTTGCGTCCTGAAGGTGAGTACGTCCAATCTTGATAATATCTTTGAATGCCTCCGACTTGTCTGCAAAAGTCGCTTTTAATACCGCAATGGCCGGCAAGAGTTGATCCTCAACAGCTAGAACACCTGCGACATGCAGAGCCGTTGGGAATGTATCGTTGGAGCTCTGGGACATGTTCACGTCATCATTTGGATGCAGACGCTCTTCTTTTCCCTTTTGCTCCAGCAGTTGGTTCCCCAGATTGGCAATCACTTCGTTCACGTTCATATTGGATTGCGTTCCGCTACCAGTCTGCCACACGACCAGTGGGAAATGGTCATCGATACGACCTGCAATAATCTCGTCTGCTGCATAAGCGATGGCATCGGACTTAGCGGCAGATAATTTACCTAATTTATGGTTACTGGCCGCAGCACTTTTTTTCAAAATGGCAAGGGCACGGATAACTTCCATCGGCATATGTTCGCTGCCAATCGGGAAATTCTCCTTGCTGCGCTGCGTCTGAGCTCCCCACAGCCTGTCGGCTGGTACTTTCATTTCGCCTAACGTATCTCTCTCAATGCGGTATTCCACTTGCTTGTCCTCCTCCAAAAAGATGGTTTGGGTCTCTACAAAGCGTGTGTATCTCGTCATATTATACATGATTTACGAGCAGGTTTTCACCTTTCGACAAAATTGTAAGCGTAGCGCAAAACGAATATCAATTATTTTTGTGCCGCAATTGGATACAATCGGCTGCTCTGTTCGAATAGTTCACCTGGTTCCAGACCGACCAATCCGATTTCTTCTGCCGGGATGCCTTCAACATTAGGAGCGTTAACCAGGTTCATCTGTGGTTCAGGACAGAAGAATTCGCCACCCATGTTATTATTCCAGATCATCCAGTGCTTGTAGGAAGTACCTACATCATAGACCAGTTTGTCTCCAGTACGGTGGTCCGTGAGCTCCATATAGTTACGACCATTTTGCGGTTCTGCAGTGTAATGATTATCCATGGCAGCAAAGAACGGACTAACTCCGTCTTTCTTCAATTGTTCTTCCTCAGGTGTAAGCGGTTGAAATTGTCCTGTTGGCAGAGAACGCTCATTCAATTCACGTCGTTGTCCAATCGTAACTTTGGCCGTGTAATCCGAGGATTGACTATCCGGTGCAAAAGGAACAGCAATTGCCGTGTGGAATGCAAACAGATTAGGCATGTATTCTTGCCCGTTATTACGAACAATTAATTGTTGCTGAAGCCCTTGGCTGCTCAAAGAGTAACGAAGCGTCACGGTGAACGTAAACGGCAGGTACTGATGGAATGTATGTCCTTCTTTCACGTCCTGGCTAAGCAGTACATAGCTTTCCAACTGATCAGAACCATATCCTTCGACCTTCCACTCCGCATCATGCAAAAATCCATGTAAATGGTTACCTGTAGCCGGTTCGTTCACAGGCAACTGATAGACTTGACCATTCCAAGGGAAACGTCCATCCTCATAACGATTCGGCGGAGATAGAATCGGAATTCCATAGACCGCTGGTGCAGCCATAAACTCATCCATCTGATCCTGATTCGGCTCTCTTAAGTAACGGAAACCCTTTTCTGTATCACGGAAAGCAACGAGGTTGGCACCCACGCTTGGAATAACAGCCGCTTCAAACTGATTAAAACGAAGCCAAATGGCCGGTATCCCTCCAAATTGTTCTTCAAATGCTGCATTTTGTTGTGTCATCGTTATATGTACCTCCTGCATACTAAGGTTATATTATACGGCTCGACTATATCATGCCCGAGCACAAAATACCAATCTATGAAAGAGAACAAATTCATGATAGAAAAACAAAAAAGACAGGAAAAAGACAGCTGCAATCCCCTGCGGCTGTCTCTGCATACTTTCATATGTTCGTTGAATTAATCCACATATTTGCCGTGATCCGGCACAGTGCTTTCTTCAAAGTCCATATCAAGCCTCTTCAGGGATTCTCTCAGCATATCTCCGCTCAAGGCATGCCCATGCCCGGTAATCGCAAGTTTCGGCTCCAGATGCCTTATATGCTGGACCGATTGATGAGCAGCCTGCCAATCGGTTGTAAAATAGGAAGGCGGGCCATGCAACTGTTTGTCCTGAAGCAACACACTCCACAGCGATTCCTGCTTCACTGTAATGATTGCGTCTCCCGCAATTAACAGACGGTCCGCTTCACGAAACAGTGACACATGTCCAGGTGTATGACCTGGCGTGTGCACCCACTCCCATCCTGCTAAGCCTGGAACAGTGTGATCTTTGGGTAGACTGAATATCCGATCATCCAGATTGATTGCCTCATTGGGATACGCGAATGACAACCTGGACATTAAACCTCCACCTACAGAAGGGTCCGCTGGCGGGTAATCTTTCAATCCCGTTAAATACGGAATTTCAAGCGGATGAGCATATACGGGCACACCCCAGAATTGTTCCAGTTCAATAACGGTTCCTACATGGTCGAAGTGACCGTGTGTCAAAATGATCGCAGACGGCGGACCTTGAAATCGTTCTGTTGCAATCTGAACAATATGATCTGTGAACCTCGCCATTCCGGTGTCCACGAGGACCCAGTTCCTGCTTCCTGGCTCTCCGATGAACACGACATTAACGAATAGTGTACGTAAACTGAGAATATCGGGCGCGACTTCTTCAAGTCCCGTCAACCCTTCTGTAATCAGATTGTCAGATGCCATTCACGGTTACCTCCCATTTGGCGGATTATTTCTCTGGTTCCATTCATCTCGTAGACTTCCCTTTTCTGGATCATCTATTCAACATTTCCAATAAAATAGACGGTATACACCCTGTTTCGGGCATACACCGTCTAGTATAGTCATCGACACGACACAATAGAACAAGAACATCTCGGCCAGTTAAGCCGGATATGCCTCCAAAGCAGCATCGAGCAATTGATTGTACAGATCATCATCATTCTCCAGTAACTCGTCCATACGCAATAGCTCTTCTTCATCACCGGATTGCTCCGTGAAATGCAAACTGTAGTCCCAATCTTTTCCGTTCTTGCTCATGAAGGTAATCTCATATACTGACTTTTCGCCTTCTGTACGGAAAACAGTATTCCCTACGAAACTTTTTTCATCTTCACGGCGCATTTCAGCACTTATAATTTCAATATTCACAATCATTCTCTCCTTTAATCTTTCATCTACAGCCGGTCTCCAACATTTCTGGTAAACCTAGTTTGGTAATTATTATTGGTTAATTGTACAATATATAACGTAGCAACGTATACCTTATTCAATGAAGGAACCATTTGAGTCCTTACATAGTTGTAATGAGGACTATAATACGTGTTTGACCAACATCTATAATCGCCAACAAGCTACGATATTATTATCACATTGGAGGAAAAAATAGCATGAATAATTTCGAAACGAATCTGCAGCAGTATGCTGAACTGGCTGTACAAGTCGGTGTCAATATCCATCCTGGACAGACACTTGTGGTTAACGCACCAATCTCGGCAGCACATTTTGTACGACTGATTGTCAAAGCAGCTTACGGTAAAGGTGCCAAATTGGTTAAAGTAAACTGGAGCGACGAAACGGTTACACGTCTACATTACGATCTTGCACCTGATGAAGCCTTCTCCATTGAACCGAAATGGTTTGCAGCTGAAATGACTGAACTCGTTGAAGAAGGAGCAGCTGTACTGCACGTCATTGCTGAGAACCCGGATCTGCTGAACGGTGTAGCTCAGGAACGCATTATTACGAGTCAAAAAGTGCGCGGTAAAGCGCTCGAAAAATATCGTTCATATCAGATGGCTGACAAATTCAGCTGGTCTATTGTAGCCGTTCCTTCTCCGGAATGGGCAGCTAAAGTATTCCCGGACCTGCCGGAAGCACAGCAAGTGGACCGCTTGTGGGATGTTATTTTCAAAACCGTACGGATCGGTGAACAGGATGCTGTTGCCGAATGGAAAACCCATTTGCAAAATCTCGATTCCCGCGCTGACCTGCTGAACAACAAAAAATACAAGAAGCTTCACTATACAGCGCCAGGCACAGACTTGACCATTGAACTTCCAGAAGGTCATATCTGGGTATCCGGTGGAAGTGTGAATGAGCAAGGACATGTCTTTATTGCCAATATGCCTACCGAAGAAGTATTCACAGCTCCCCTGAAAACCGGTGTTAACGGTACCGTTCGCAGCACGAAACCACTGAGCTACGGCGGTAATCTGATTGACGGATTCTCCCTGACATTTGAGAATGGTCGAATTGTAGATTATACCGCTGAGCAGGGACTAGACGCACTGAAAAACCTGATCGAGATGGATGAAGGCGCACACTATCTGGGTGAAGTTGCTCTTGTTCCTCATCAGTCACCGATTTCGGATACGAATATTCTGTTCTACAATACGTTGTTTGATGAGAATGCGTCCAATCATTTGGCGATCGGTAATGCCTATGCCTTCTGTCTGGAAGGTGGTAAAACGATGTCCAAAGAAGAGTTGATTGAACGTGGCATGAACTCCAGTCTCACTCATGTGGACTTCATGATTGGATCTGGAGAAATGAACATCCACGGTGTAACCTCCGAAGGTGCGGAAGATCCGATCTTCCTGCAAGGAAACTGGGCTGTTTAATCGCTTTGATGTATTAGGAGAGAGGGGATCACTCCTCTCTTTTCCTGCGTCAACAGGTCACTAATTCAACAATTGGAGGTAACTCATATGTTAAGTTTTGAACAAAAACTGGATCGTTACGCTGAACTGGCTGTAAGAGTAGGCGCAAACGTGCAGCCAGGACAAGTATTTGTCATTAGTGCAATGATTGATACCGCTGAATTCGTACGCTTGCTTGTGCGTAAGGGATACGAGGCCGGTGCCAAGCAGGTTATTGTAAAATACAGTGATGAAACGGTGAATCGATTGCGGTTTGAGATGGCCCCAGAGGAATCCTTCCAAGAGCCGCCGAAGTGGCATGCATCGGAGCTTGAAGAACTGGCGGCCAATAATGCAGCCTTCCTGACCGTATTGTCATCCAGCCCGGATCTGATGAAAGGTATTGATCCTGCGCGGATCTCGGCCCATCAGCGTACATTTGGTCAGGCGATGGCCAAGTACCGACAGTATCAACAAGCGGATAAAATGAGCTGGACGGGTGTGGCTTGTCCTTCTCCCGCTTGGGCAGCCAAAGTATTCCCGGATCTTCCGGCAACGGAGCAGGTTAACCAGCTGTGGGAAGCCATTTTTGCTGCGGTGAGAGCCGACCTGGAGGACCCTGTAGCGGCCTGGGAAGAGCATATTGAACGACTGGAAACCAAGGCTGTGGCACTCAATAACAAAAAGTATCATGCACTTCATTTCCTCTCCCCCGGGACGGATCTTACAGTCGAGCTTCCAGAAGGCCATATTTGGGCGCAGGCGGGTAGCGTAAATGAGCAAGGCATCCCTTTTGTTGCCAATATCCCGACAGAGGAAGTATTCACCGCTCCATCCAAGCATGGCGTTAATGGTAAGGTGTCCAGCACCAAACCACTCAGCTACGGTGGCAGTATCATTGATCGTTTTTCACTCACATTCGAGAACGGACGCATCGTTGATTTTCATGCTGAAGAAGGTCAGGACACACTGGAAAGACTCATTTCGATGGATGAAGGATCACATTACCTCGGCGAAATCGCTTTGGTTCCCTTTCATTCACCGATCTCTGAGAGTGGCATCTTGTATTACACGACATTGTATGATGAGAATGCGTCCTGCCACCTTGCGATTGGCAGTTCCTATGCATTCAATATCGAAGGTGGCAAAACGATGTCTCCCGAAGAACTTGCTGCTCGCGGCATGAATTCCAGCATTACTCATGTGGACTTCATGATGGGCTCGCCCGAGACGGATATCTACGGTATTACGGCAAACGGTGAACGTGAAGCCATCTTCCTTAAAGGAGATTGGGCATTTTAACTGATTACGGAAAAGTGCTCGAAAGAAACATTCTCTTTTCGGTCATAAGGCTGT of Paenibacillus sp. FSL R5-0517 contains these proteins:
- the fumC gene encoding class II fumarate hydratase translates to MEYRIERDTLGEMKVPADRLWGAQTQRSKENFPIGSEHMPMEVIRALAILKKSAAASNHKLGKLSAAKSDAIAYAADEIIAGRIDDHFPLVVWQTGSGTQSNMNVNEVIANLGNQLLEQKGKEERLHPNDDVNMSQSSNDTFPTALHVAGVLAVEDQLLPAIAVLKATFADKSEAFKDIIKIGRTHLQDATPITLGQEISGWEAMLGKSERMIRESVQYLKELAIGGTAVGTGINAHPDFGDFTAKEIGKHTGKDFVSAPNKFHALTSHDEVVYAHGAVKALAADLMKIANDVRWLASGPRSGLGEIRIPENEPGSSIMPGKVNPTQSEAITMVVTQVMGNDAAIGFAASQGNFELNVFKPVIIYNFLQSVQLLADSIIAFNDKCAVGIEPNLDQIEHNLNNSLMLVTALNPHIGYENAAKIAKLAHKEGLSLKQATLQTGLLTEEQFDQYVDPAKMIAPKA
- a CDS encoding aldose 1-epimerase; this encodes MTQQNAAFEEQFGGIPAIWLRFNQFEAAVIPSVGANLVAFRDTEKGFRYLREPNQDQMDEFMAAPAVYGIPILSPPNRYEDGRFPWNGQVYQLPVNEPATGNHLHGFLHDAEWKVEGYGSDQLESYVLLSQDVKEGHTFHQYLPFTFTVTLRYSLSSQGLQQQLIVRNNGQEYMPNLFAFHTAIAVPFAPDSQSSDYTAKVTIGQRRELNERSLPTGQFQPLTPEEEQLKKDGVSPFFAAMDNHYTAEPQNGRNYMELTDHRTGDKLVYDVGTSYKHWMIWNNNMGGEFFCPEPQMNLVNAPNVEGIPAEEIGLVGLEPGELFEQSSRLYPIAAQK
- a CDS encoding MBL fold metallo-hydrolase — protein: MASDNLITEGLTGLEEVAPDILSLRTLFVNVVFIGEPGSRNWVLVDTGMARFTDHIVQIATERFQGPPSAIILTHGHFDHVGTVIELEQFWGVPVYAHPLEIPYLTGLKDYPPADPSVGGGLMSRLSFAYPNEAINLDDRIFSLPKDHTVPGLAGWEWVHTPGHTPGHVSLFREADRLLIAGDAIITVKQESLWSVLLQDKQLHGPPSYFTTDWQAAHQSVQHIRHLEPKLAITGHGHALSGDMLRESLKRLDMDFEESTVPDHGKYVD
- a CDS encoding aminopeptidase; translated protein: MNNFETNLQQYAELAVQVGVNIHPGQTLVVNAPISAAHFVRLIVKAAYGKGAKLVKVNWSDETVTRLHYDLAPDEAFSIEPKWFAAEMTELVEEGAAVLHVIAENPDLLNGVAQERIITSQKVRGKALEKYRSYQMADKFSWSIVAVPSPEWAAKVFPDLPEAQQVDRLWDVIFKTVRIGEQDAVAEWKTHLQNLDSRADLLNNKKYKKLHYTAPGTDLTIELPEGHIWVSGGSVNEQGHVFIANMPTEEVFTAPLKTGVNGTVRSTKPLSYGGNLIDGFSLTFENGRIVDYTAEQGLDALKNLIEMDEGAHYLGEVALVPHQSPISDTNILFYNTLFDENASNHLAIGNAYAFCLEGGKTMSKEELIERGMNSSLTHVDFMIGSGEMNIHGVTSEGAEDPIFLQGNWAV
- a CDS encoding aminopeptidase — protein: MLSFEQKLDRYAELAVRVGANVQPGQVFVISAMIDTAEFVRLLVRKGYEAGAKQVIVKYSDETVNRLRFEMAPEESFQEPPKWHASELEELAANNAAFLTVLSSSPDLMKGIDPARISAHQRTFGQAMAKYRQYQQADKMSWTGVACPSPAWAAKVFPDLPATEQVNQLWEAIFAAVRADLEDPVAAWEEHIERLETKAVALNNKKYHALHFLSPGTDLTVELPEGHIWAQAGSVNEQGIPFVANIPTEEVFTAPSKHGVNGKVSSTKPLSYGGSIIDRFSLTFENGRIVDFHAEEGQDTLERLISMDEGSHYLGEIALVPFHSPISESGILYYTTLYDENASCHLAIGSSYAFNIEGGKTMSPEELAARGMNSSITHVDFMMGSPETDIYGITANGEREAIFLKGDWAF